aactgtattttaactgttacgagggctgctatttatgtatccggaactggccacttacaagaacaatatttaaaaagtaattacaacatttgaaaatagaactctttggttgaagaatacattttgtttcatgtgactgtcaattatttttccattgtggcgtcattttgaaaattgtgtgtcttcatttgccatggatttaacgcgtgaacattttcgtgcaatgatttactacgattttcggcgtgggctaaatcaacaacagtgctttattcaactcaccgcaacttttggagatgaagcaccatcaaaaaccactgtttatcactggtacagtgagtttaatcgtgggcggtctatgctcacggatgaaaataaagaaggtcgcccaaaaacagctgttgtcccacaaaatatagatgctgtgcgggaactaataatgcgtgatcgtcatgttacatatcgcgagatagaggcgtccttaggcataagtatgacgagcatacataagatattacacgaacatttggctgtaaaaaaaatatgttcgcgttggattccgcacaacttgacaatcgatcaaaaacgggctcgtgtcgattggtgcaaaaaaatgataaaaaaatacaaccgtggtacgtcaaaagccgtttataatatctacacaggtgataaatcttggatctatgcatatgaccccgaaactaaacaacagtcaacggtgtgggtgttccaagatgagccgaaaccaacaaaagttactcgtgcaaaaagtactttgaagcaaatggtcgcctgttttttggaattaatggacatgtggctacagtgccattagagaatcgtaaaacggttaattctgaatggtatacgaccatttgtttaccagaagtctttgaagaaataagaaaggacaaccgacaacgcagaatcatattacatcacgacaatgctagctgtcacacctcagctgaaacaactcagtttttggagggtcaaaagatcaaattgactggtcatccgccgtacagccctgatttggcacctaacgatttctttttatttccatacgcgaagaacaaattacgtggccaacgtttttcgagccgcgaagaggctgttgatgcgttcaaaatgcacgttttggagatacctcaatcagaatggaaaaagtgctatgaaaattggttccagcgtatgcaaaagtgtgtcgatcatcgcggtgaatattttaaaaagcaataaaaccatattaaatgatatatgtttgtttctttttttaattccggatacataaatagcagccctcgtaaatcacgtctgtaaaatgagcgaaatcggcaaaatttcgtatacggactcttaagacACAAAAtgtgagtattttttttttgtttcattagCAGGGACAAGAGCCAGGATGTTGAAATCAGTTCCTCTCCACCATCAGGCAAAGCTCAAGAGAGCATGTCTATTGAAGAGACAAATAAGTTACGAGCAAAACTTGGCCTCAAACCACTAGAGGTTAATGAAAAAcctgcaggtatgtaaacaatAATATCAACTAcagagaaattatttaaaaaacgacAATTTACTTGCTTTCTTTTATTCTCACAAACATTTTGATCATAcatagggcctgtccacatgtcTCCGTTTCGACGTCgccaacgtggaacggtgcggtaacgtagcacggtacgttgacgttacgtgcaaatttacgttaacgtaacgtaaaaatgcacgtcacgacgCAACGTTGTACGTCGCCGAGCCTTGTAAAATTCTACCACAATatacataactaccagtactttGACTgctaaggcatccattacacatTACATATGCtatcagttttaccacagtacTGGTAGCTATGTCTATTTTGCATTAACTGAGCAAGCGCAACGGATAGACCCACGTCGGCCGACGTGACGCGCAGTTTCACGGCGACGTTGCCGTACCGTACACTAGCACGTCGCGACAACGtaacgtgccacgttaccgcaccgttccacgttgacgacgacgtgacgtggagatgtggacaggtcgttacttttttaaatgcatttgaaacatttttaacataatcttttcttatatatatatatacagatgATGGAAAAATAAAAGATGATCTGGGCGAGTTTTACCATAAACCAGCTACCAATATATCAAAACAGCGCGCCTCGGAAAAAATACGCGAACGTCTcgaagaaagaaaagaaaaaagaaaactcgaggaaaagtaagttatttacttTACACTTTGCTAAAAAttctgtattattatttttgcctTATTCAATAAGTATGTTGTTTTTTTAAGGCTTAAAACTACACTGCTTGCTGACGACTCTGACGGCGAAGATGCCTCCGCGTGGGTAAAAAAGTCTCGGGATTTGGAGAAACAAAAGAAGGAAGCTGCCAAGAGGGTAAGTTAAGTCTTTTGCAGTGGCTGTTATTTAAGACGACTgccttttcattatttttattttatcttcatcAAAGATTGACCTCTCACTATTTACACAGTAGATGTTGAGATGAGATTTGGTGGGCTaatgctttttaaatattggcCTCGGCTTTACAGTGGTCTTTGCAGGTGCAAGTGCTCattactcataagtcatagctcataaactatattttattatgaggTGATGATCAATgtctgtttaaaaaatatattgataataaggacctgtttcaccacttcctgaaaagtgccggatagcctatccacagaccacaacttatctgacagagtatggagtatcACATTAACTATATGTTGTTATCAGGCAGCGATGTTGGATGAGATGGACGAGGTGTTCGGAGTGGGCGCGCTGGTGCAGAAGGAGCTGTCGGACGTCGCCGGCCCGAGCCGCTCCTACGGACACTCCCAACTAAAGGGACTGCGCGTTGCGCACGACCTTACTGCGGtagaatagaataatatttattgcatgATATGTGGTTTATAAAGGTGTTACAAATGGGCTTACATGGATCCAACTTTCTGCCTTGTCAGTGGCGTGCAAAATAATTACTAGAAGCAATATAGTcataagaataaaaattatagagcatTAACAAAAGTACTAGAAATTAGGATTAAAAATCTGAgtcataacattaattaaattcatcaagtcattcattattacaatataacttttatttatttgttcaaaattaaatagaagataaatgataattattgAGCTGCTAATTGCTATCCAAATGCAATGATTCGTTCAGCTGTATAGCGTTCACGCGGTGAGTGTATTTACCGCAttactgatttaaaaaaaaaacatgattttagttaataataataggctATGCAATGTTCGCCTTTGTCTTCTGAATAACTTTTTAGATTAGacagacaaaacactgtatagtGTAAccattgtgtaaatatttttaattactagGTACAATTACCAGAGACTACATTATCTGGTCTCTGCAATTACTGAAGGAGACTATAGCCAGAGTCGTTAATGGCTAGCGCGCAgaagtaattatttataataccacaagtaattattttacaatagtaaaccaaataaaatatgtattggtATAAAACCATAGAACATAAATAACATGTGTTTTAGTCGAGGAACTATCCTTGCTGGCTTATAAATTGAATATTAAGTTTACAAATTACAGTATATACTGCGAAATATTTTGGTCTCTACATCAAGTGAATAACATcccctaaaaatatttatatacttgTTTCTTACTGAATGATTGTTTTAAGCTCCCTGATGAACGCGAGACGGTCCTGACGCTGGCGGACAAGGAGGTGCTGGCGGACGACGCCGAGGACGTGCTCGTCAACGTCAACATCGTCGACGACGAACGTTATAAGAAGGTATGGTGGTTTGGTtccttacataataaaatacaagttAAGTTCAATATGGTTATTGAAAGCTAAGCTTTTTCAATTAGAAACATTAAGTAATCTTATCGTTATTCAATTATAGGTTATCATTATATTTTCTCTTTAACAACTTAAAAGTACTTGGAAAACATCaagattttctttttaaatcaaatataattttaagtttgcTTTTTGGTtgcttggaagaaattgctgcatagcaataaagccgccttttGTGTTTATATGTAGTTTACTAATAGTACTAATAAGTTtgtatttctttatattattatgttatgtgtaaatgcaataaagaatattcattcattcattcaattttaagtttacttGTTCTACCATGAAAAATGTCTCTAAAATGACACAATACCATCAGGCATAATTAAACATTGCAATAGGTTgattaagggctcccacacataactgcgaattcgcatcgcagtGCAAATATCTGCgtcaaaattcataatagaaaTGACATTACGTTGCGATGCGATGCCAATTCGCAGTTTGGTGTGGGGgcctttaataaaatatgtaatgacATTTTTAGAACATAGTGGAGCGCAAGAAGGCGGTCGCCGGTTATCAGGCGTACGACGAGGAGGCGGAAATGGCGGCGGCGCTGGGCCAGCCGCGCGCGCTGCTCGCCAAGTACGACGATGAGTTGGACCCCGAGCGCGAGAGCCGCGAGCGCGGGTTCCGCATCGGCGACGCGCGAGCACTGCGCGAACAGCGGGAGAGAGAACGACAGGTAATCGATATAAAGTgctacaaggctttaaatgaacgtggacgaCGACGAAAAACATgtcaaaatggcgtttttgtaggATGGcagtgttagttccttttttcgccacgttcatttaaagccttatcgCAACTTAATGTACAgttcatgtatttttttttataaaataagcaaacgggtcacctgatgaaaagcaactaccgtcgcctatagacactcgcaacattagaagagctgcagctgcgttgccggccttttaagaaagaacgctctcttcttaaaggtttgcagatcgtgttggtccggaaatactgctggttgGACAGTTCtctccagagttttacagtagGTACACAATGCTTGATACATTTTGTTTAAAGGCTAACATAGCATACGACGATGCCTTTATCTTgcttttttatttgaaatcatTAACCATCCCTTTACAGAGGAAAGAGTTGCTGGAGGGCGGGCCGGAGCGGCGGCTCGAGTCGCTCATACTGCCGGAGCTGCGCATCGCCTCCGACTACATGGACGAACACGAGATCGAGGCCAAGTTCAAGAAGATCAAAAAGAAGGTAAACTAATTAATTACAAGTTTCCGAATTTTCAGCTATGCACCACGAAAGAGGATATCTATTGTTTATACCTACCAATTAATAACTCTTAAAGGAAAATAAGCACAGATTCCCTTAAAAACCCAAAAACTGGTAATTAGTGTTTTTAGTCATTTTAAGATTTGTCGGTCATTTTGTTACTAGGGTAAGATCCGAAAGAAGCCGAAGCAGGAACCGATTGATGTGGACGAGCACGAGGCCGGCACGGCGCCACTGGAAACTGACGATACGGGTAtgaattacattttattatataaaaaaaatatataaatacatattataattccaAGGTCCTCTGGTAGACGTGGTTAAGTTATACCGTAACTACACTGCATCGAAGCGATGCTACAATTCATGACCTTGAGTAAAGTTAAGCTTTACAGAGAATATTTGGCGGTGCCGTGTCACTCCGCTGCAGTGTTGAGTGTAGTTACGCCCAGTCTCACCTcagggtcaatttagaccgcaacgcgacgcgtagatgcatttctaaagtatggatttgacacatTTGCAAagcgtctcacgcaattgaaatttgTCAAGGCATAAGAAAAAAGGGTAATATTTATGTGTCAGACGTTAAGCCATCGACACTGGAGAGCGCGGTGGACGAGGACGAGGTTGAACCGGACGGCGAGCTGCAGGCGGCATTGGCGCGCGCCCGGCGCATGCGCTTCCAACAGAACCAGGCTGCGCTGCCCAAGGTATACTCCTACACAAATTCGATTTTAATCCTTTCAAGAAATATAAAAGCGGAACATATACTTACGTCAATAAACCTTTTTACAGTATAGATTGTTAGTATATTTTTGggacaaatatattatttaacgtGGAGGTCAGGCGTGTAGACTTTATAACTTACCTTTACTGCACTCTGGCCAAGGTCGTTTGAGCTTATCTAAAAGATTCACAAACTTTTACGTTAAGATGGTAATACGCTTAGTTTAAAatcgtgaaaaaaatattttgataactaCTGCATTTGTATGTAAACtataaacatacatacaatatataatCGCATCAAAATGTTTATGTTCATTACCTTTGACATTAAATATctcatttatataatattattaatacgcgagcgaaaaactctggatcccttttgacgaaaaatgcggaaacgtttCCGGAACGGATtgtaattttgcacagttatagtttatatggtgaaggagcgCATCGAGctgatattattttcaaaattatgcttttatcatacatttttttaacaaataaaacattacacacactacaacacacacactggGAAATTTTCATTGataagcctatacacacgaattgtactcttttattaattatggttgaagttttttattgaatttaaataCTGTGAGACAATTATTACACGACCACTGCCTCGGCCAGACtatcatcatttgactttattaatctgagactgtcgcaaGTCGCAGGGGctatgtctaaaaataataaagtaaatacgaaaagctttgaaatttgaaacttattatttcattttttatttgaggtcgaatttcgccCATAGCGATCTCTAGTTGCTAAAAATTACCGAATGGATAATCGTAACTGTAGAATATTTCTAGGTGGAGGAGATCCTGGAGCGTGTGAAGGAGGAGGGCGTGGACATGGAGGAGGGGGAGGGGGAGGGGTCTACCGCGGACGGCATGGTGCTCGACGCCACGGCCGAGTTCTGCCGCACGCTCGGCGACATACCGACATACGGGCTCGCCGGCAACCGCGACACGCAGCCCGACCTCATGGTGAGTTAGGAGATGTTGCAT
This genomic window from Aricia agestis chromosome 2, ilAriAges1.1, whole genome shotgun sequence contains:
- the LOC121739378 gene encoding U4/U6.U5 tri-snRNP-associated protein 1 isoform X1; translated protein: MGSKKHKKESKKKKHRSRSRSPLDNEERERKRHKKHKDRKKDRSPDVEEVPVDSHLHTSKDNGAARSRSPSSTRSREYRERDSKSRDKSQDVEISSSPPSGKAQESMSIEETNKLRAKLGLKPLEVNEKPADDGKIKDDLGEFYHKPATNISKQRASEKIRERLEERKEKRKLEEKLKTTLLADDSDGEDASAWVKKSRDLEKQKKEAAKRAAMLDEMDEVFGVGALVQKELSDVAGPSRSYGHSQLKGLRVAHDLTALPDERETVLTLADKEVLADDAEDVLVNVNIVDDERYKKNIVERKKAVAGYQAYDEEAEMAAALGQPRALLAKYDDELDPERESRERGFRIGDARALREQRERERQRKELLEGGPERRLESLILPELRIASDYMDEHEIEAKFKKIKKKGKIRKKPKQEPIDVDEHEAGTAPLETDDTDVKPSTLESAVDEDEVEPDGELQAALARARRMRFQQNQAALPKVEEILERVKEEGVDMEEGEGEGSTADGMVLDATAEFCRTLGDIPTYGLAGNRDTQPDLMDFEKEEVEAEPDVDMNAGAWSLVDVDNEKPPDLVAGAGAGGALEAEPSLGAGVAGALRLACSKGYLEKAGAAPAPRATRSTLQLLAARHYCIEDKSHSTEDDKYGRRERGHHSGPLSEFREKSNFRPNIKLEYVDDDGRPLCPKEAFRYLSHKFHGKGPGKNKQEKRIKKAVQEGLMKKMSSTDTPLGTLQMLQQKQKDTQSPFVLLSGTKREPNH
- the LOC121739378 gene encoding U4/U6.U5 tri-snRNP-associated protein 1 isoform X2, producing the protein MSIEETNKLRAKLGLKPLEVNEKPADDGKIKDDLGEFYHKPATNISKQRASEKIRERLEERKEKRKLEEKLKTTLLADDSDGEDASAWVKKSRDLEKQKKEAAKRAAMLDEMDEVFGVGALVQKELSDVAGPSRSYGHSQLKGLRVAHDLTALPDERETVLTLADKEVLADDAEDVLVNVNIVDDERYKKNIVERKKAVAGYQAYDEEAEMAAALGQPRALLAKYDDELDPERESRERGFRIGDARALREQRERERQRKELLEGGPERRLESLILPELRIASDYMDEHEIEAKFKKIKKKGKIRKKPKQEPIDVDEHEAGTAPLETDDTDVKPSTLESAVDEDEVEPDGELQAALARARRMRFQQNQAALPKVEEILERVKEEGVDMEEGEGEGSTADGMVLDATAEFCRTLGDIPTYGLAGNRDTQPDLMDFEKEEVEAEPDVDMNAGAWSLVDVDNEKPPDLVAGAGAGGALEAEPSLGAGVAGALRLACSKGYLEKAGAAPAPRATRSTLQLLAARHYCIEDKSHSTEDDKYGRRERGHHSGPLSEFREKSNFRPNIKLEYVDDDGRPLCPKEAFRYLSHKFHGKGPGKNKQEKRIKKAVQEGLMKKMSSTDTPLGTLQMLQQKQKDTQSPFVLLSGTKREPNH